One Weissella coleopterorum DNA segment encodes these proteins:
- a CDS encoding phage holin: MDEAIKLVAALWDTGILSAVAFFVAKYIGAHTKDKNLQLMSQWALQAVQYAETYAQVGGEQKKRTALMFLTNRLNANKLGYKFSTKQIDAAIELAVKELKGSN; encoded by the coding sequence ATGGATGAAGCAATTAAATTAGTAGCGGCACTGTGGGATACAGGTATCTTATCAGCGGTCGCTTTTTTTGTAGCCAAATATATTGGAGCGCACACCAAAGACAAGAATTTACAACTCATGTCTCAATGGGCGTTACAAGCAGTGCAGTATGCAGAAACATACGCACAAGTTGGTGGGGAACAGAAGAAACGTACAGCACTTATGTTCTTAACTAATAGATTGAACGCAAATAAGCTTGGATACAAATTTAGTACCAAACAAATTGATGCAGCTATTGAATTAGCAGTGAAAGAATTGAAAGGAAGTAACTAA
- a CDS encoding XkdX family protein: MFPTIKQYFEMGLYKEDDIKLFLDTEMITQDEYDQIIVPENETVEPNNDLVPIDKPEEDTVDE; this comes from the coding sequence ATGTTTCCAACAATTAAACAATATTTTGAAATGGGATTATATAAGGAAGATGATATTAAATTATTTTTAGATACAGAAATGATTACGCAAGATGAATATGATCAAATTATTGTTCCAGAAAACGAAACGGTAGAGCCAAATAACGATTTAGTGCCAATTGATAAACCAGAGGAGGACACAGTAGATGAGTGA
- a CDS encoding BppU family phage baseplate upper protein has translation MGIPAKNQGKFAIVNTLLNTTDSTVLEQLNGRQGDNGRVAYFAMKDGNLPHDISNQTVVITVKDAAGKIKRISGVTDVISATGGLFEMTIPSELYQAAGDTEEAYMSVEDNTGVVISSIPIQFNVLENNIIFTANGSKDYIDSVQEMIDKIEAMLKPLADKIGIEDKTLELLKKELADLEAKIDSKDVAMLHENNEFTKNNSFGPNGIHIKAGELDVVTFPFQVYGGADGVSHAPIRTYKKLITDDAMYGFGAGGLNIFGSGESAGSYTVRVQQGKIPEGLPASGNQEDTILASDQNVWIIPNMQNPDTGLTSNAPYFFNRDGVFGKRVDGKNKNLIDAKGNWVSSATLIAANTDLNNMRTPGVYDSGANANAATIKNGITNPSTEKGKSFILTVAVNSGGTIVQQDLKTYEGWAFTRTLYLAGSSPVVTPWIAYAGKMSTTVKGPAGSTIKLNRTANDVNTTISGMTGKVAGGATTTEKIPADYLPTSLVSSAGTSNMPDAIISSRYDDQVLILISTGQLKNFGAGEYTATGDGIWPVIRS, from the coding sequence ATGGGAATTCCAGCAAAAAATCAAGGTAAGTTCGCCATCGTAAATACATTGTTAAATACGACTGATAGTACTGTTTTGGAACAGTTGAATGGTCGTCAAGGTGACAATGGACGGGTAGCGTATTTTGCCATGAAAGATGGTAATTTACCGCACGACATTTCAAATCAAACAGTTGTTATTACTGTTAAAGATGCAGCAGGTAAAATCAAACGTATTTCCGGGGTAACTGATGTTATTTCAGCAACTGGTGGATTGTTTGAAATGACAATTCCATCCGAATTATATCAAGCAGCGGGCGATACCGAAGAAGCATATATGAGCGTTGAAGATAACACAGGGGTAGTTATTTCATCCATTCCAATTCAATTTAACGTTCTTGAAAATAATATTATTTTCACTGCGAATGGGTCAAAAGACTACATCGATAGCGTTCAAGAAATGATCGATAAAATTGAAGCCATGCTTAAGCCGTTAGCCGACAAGATCGGAATTGAAGACAAAACGCTCGAATTATTAAAAAAAGAATTAGCAGATTTAGAAGCAAAAATTGATTCAAAAGATGTGGCCATGCTTCATGAAAATAATGAATTCACCAAAAATAATAGTTTTGGTCCTAATGGCATTCATATTAAAGCGGGTGAGTTGGATGTTGTAACGTTCCCTTTCCAAGTTTATGGTGGGGCTGATGGAGTATCACATGCACCTATCAGAACATACAAGAAGTTGATAACTGATGATGCTATGTATGGATTTGGAGCGGGCGGGTTAAATATTTTTGGATCTGGGGAATCAGCTGGAAGTTATACAGTAAGGGTTCAACAAGGTAAAATTCCAGAAGGTCTACCCGCAAGTGGTAATCAAGAAGATACGATATTGGCTTCTGATCAGAATGTTTGGATTATTCCAAATATGCAAAATCCTGATACGGGCTTAACATCGAATGCTCCATATTTCTTTAACAGAGACGGAGTTTTCGGAAAACGTGTAGATGGTAAAAATAAAAATCTAATTGATGCCAAGGGGAACTGGGTATCTAGTGCGACGCTTATTGCTGCTAATACTGATTTAAATAACATGCGTACACCGGGTGTTTATGATAGCGGGGCAAACGCCAACGCAGCAACAATCAAGAATGGAATCACTAACCCAAGTACGGAAAAGGGAAAGTCATTTATTTTAACCGTTGCGGTAAATTCTGGTGGGACAATTGTTCAACAGGATTTAAAAACTTATGAAGGCTGGGCATTCACACGTACCTTGTATCTTGCCGGATCATCACCAGTTGTAACGCCTTGGATTGCATATGCTGGGAAAATGAGTACAACTGTTAAAGGTCCGGCTGGTTCTACTATTAAATTGAACAGAACGGCTAATGATGTTAATACCACCATTTCTGGTATGACTGGAAAGGTAGCTGGTGGAGCAACGACAACAGAAAAAATTCCAGCTGATTATTTACCAACATCTTTGGTTTCTTCGGCCGGTACTTCTAATATGCCTGATGCCATTATTAGTAGCCGATATGATGATCAAGTTTTAATTTTGATTAGTACAGGACAACTTAAAAACTTTGGTGCTGGGGAATATACCGCAACCGGAGACGGAATTTGGCCCGTAATTCGATCTTAA